Below is a genomic region from Sinobacterium norvegicum.
GCAAGGGTAGGGTGATTTCTAACTGATCAGGTAGGCCGGATAATCGCTGCTGGCTTGGATTGTTGTTCATTGCGGCCTGTAAGCAGGCGGCGCCGATAGCGGTTTGAATCACACTGAAATAACCGTTCAGTGCTTGTTGCCGCGTAAAGCCTGCAGCGGCGAGTTTTTCGACGAAGGCGTTGGTGACGAGGGTGGCCTGGCTGCCTAGGCGAAGTGACCCCAGCAGTGGTATCCAACTGCTTTGCTCGACCAGTGAACAATACATGCCCCGTGCCACTTGGTCGACCCACTCCTGCCAAGATAACTCAGCAGCGGGAAATACGTCGGCACGCCGGATCACTTCATCAAGAGTTGCAGCTAACAATTGCTCTTTGTTGGGAAAGTGTTTATACATGGCCATCGCACTGACACCAAGCTCAGACGCTACTTTTCGCATTGTCAATTTATCGATGCCAACCTGGGCAATCACACTGAAGGTGGCATCGATAAATAATTGGCGGCTGAGGGCGGGTTTAGTCACAATGTTATCCTAGGTTGATATGCCGAGCAGTATACTGTGCCTATATGAGTTTTTCACCCGCCGGGGTTGTATTGGCCGGCTCGAATACTACCGGTAGCGTGATTAAAGTACGGGCAAACATGGAGGCTAAAAACGGTGCCTCGCCATCGATACGCATATGACGCGTGCGAAGTAAAAACTCTTTCAATACGATACGGATTTCAGTTCGGGCAAGTTCTCTGCCGATGCAGGCGTGAATACCGTGACCGAAGGTCAGATGTTTCTTACCATTGTGGCGTTGTAGATCTATTTTTTCGGGGTTGTCGAAGACCCGCTCGTCCCGATTGCCTGAGGCCCACATTAAGAAGATACGACTATTTTTGGGCAGCTTCACCCCGTGTAGTTCGCAGTCGTTTTTTGTCCAGCGAAAATGCCCTTGAAACGCCGCCTCTAAGCGAAAGACCTCCTCAATAAACGGCGGTAAGTTACCGTCGATATCGCTGCGTATTTCTTCGGCAATATTGGGGTTGTCTATGAGCATTTTCAGGGCATTGCCCATGCTGGTGGCTGATGAGTCACTGCCGGCTAATAGCAATTGCATAATGCCACTGACGGCAACGGCATCGGTCATTGGGTTTTGTGGGTCGGTGGCAGCATCGACGAAGATACGGCTGAGATCACTGCGGGGTTTTTTCTTGGCCAGTAGGTACTGCTGCCAACAGTAACGCATAAATACCATCATCTGTGAGCGACTGTACATCAGTTCCGAGGTTGTCGAAATGCCGCTCTGTGTTGAGATGCCGTGAACACACCAGCCCTTGATATCTTCAAAGTCCTCTTCTGGAAAGCCGAGTAGCTTAATGATTAATACCATCGGCAGCTTCCAACCAAACTGCTGCATGAATTCAACACGGCCACTATCGATAAACTCATCCATCATGGTCTTGCAAAGCGTCTCGACTTCGCTTTCTAGGCCTTTGACGAATCGGGCGTTCAGGCCCTTGTGTCCAACCTTGCGTTCGCTGGTATGCTTCGGAGGATCTGACAGCGCCAATACATCGCTGGGAATGACACCCATCTCGGCAATCTTTTCCATTTTGGCGCCGGCCTTTTCGACACTGGCGCCACTGCGTAAACCGGCGATAATACCCTGATGGGAGGAAGAGTAGTTATCAGTATCGCGGCTAACGGATACGATGTCTTCGAAGCGGGAGATACAGAAGATACCGTTGGGTAGCTGATAGACTGGGTGCTCGTCGCGAATCACCCGATAAAAATCAAATGGATTTTGAAAACACTCGGCCTGCAGTGGGCGAAAGTCCTCTGGTGTTTGGGGGTTGGCAACGGCAGGCAGCTGTATCTTGGGCGGAGATTTTGACTGCCTGCGAGCTATCTGCCAAGCGCTATAGCGCAACAGAGCCTGCAAACTGTAAGACAGTGCCTTGCGACGGCTGTGATAAAGAAAATCCTGCATGGTAATCCTTTAGTTGTTTTCTTCAACTATAAGGCTGTAGGTTTACAATGTAAACCTGCAATGAAAAAACATACAGATACAAAAAAGGCACCCGAAGATGCCTTTGCTGATATGGAAAAAGCGATACTGTTTATTTGTTTTTCTTGCAGTAGGCGGCAATGATGACCATGCCGACACCATCGGCCTTGCCCTGGATGTTCAGTGGGTCCTCTGTGAGGCCGATATTGCGTACGGCGGTGCCGCGTTTGATAATCATACTCGACCCCTTGACCGGCAGGTCTTTGATAATGGTGACGTTGTCGCCGGCTTGTAATTCGGTGCCGTTGCTGTCTAAACAGGGAGGGCGTTCTGGTTCTGGCAGCCCTGATTTAGCCCACTCGAGATGGTCGTCTTCAAGATACATCATGTCGAGTAGGTCGGTTGCCCAAGATTGCTGTTGTGCCATTAAGGTCAGCGCGCGCCAAGACATGACTTGCACCGGTAGCTCTGGGTTCCACATACTGTCATTGAGACCCCGCCAATGATTAGAATCCATGGTTTTAGGGTTGGCCAGCTGTGTATCACAAGTAGGGCACATGAGAATACAGCTGCCAGCACTGGGGCTGACTACCGGTGGCATTTCATAGACAAACAAGTCGTCGCTACTACCACACAGCTCACACTTGTTACCGCTGCGCTGTTCTAGGGCTTTTTCCGTACTCATGACAATCTCCTAAAATTTGCGACATCTTAAGTGAAGCGTGCAAGGGCTACAATAGAGACAGACCAAAAAGCATTATAGTTTATTTAATCATCCTACATTTTCCAAAATATACCCCAGGCACCGGTGGCGGTATAAGTATGGCTGGACTGCTCGAATTCTTTACTGGTAATGGAGAGGCTGATATTCGTGCCCCAGCGTTGACGGTAGTAGACTAAGCCGGCAACGGCGGTAGCCTGCAAGACTTCGGCGTTGGTGCTGACCTCGCCCGGTCGGTCGCCATCAACCGTAATATCGTAGGGACGGTATCTGCCCTCGGCGCCAGCGTAGGCAAAGTAGCCTGTGGAACCATCTGCAGCATACTGGGGGGTTTCATTAAACTTACCGGGAGTGAAACCAATACCGCCGAAACTCTGATCGAGGTTTTTCCCAAACCGCGTGATCAAGCCTGTCGCCATTTCCGTCTGATAATTACCAAGGCTGGCTCTGCCCTTGGCGGATATATCGTACTGCCAGCGGGAGAAAAAACTGTCACGATGGATCAGTCTATCGGTTTCAAACCCTGCATTGAGTACCCATTGATCGTCAATTTGATAGGCCCAGCCCATCGGCTCATTGACATCAATACTGCGGTGAATATATTTCTGAAAATGATCCCCCTGAGCCTGCTCACCAACAGCGCCAATCATCAGCCGATAGTTGTCGACTCTGCTGGCACTGAACTGTTTAACCGAGGTTTCGACAAACATCAGGGCGGCATAGGGGCGTTGATCCGGTTCGGGTTCAGTCAGGGCGATGTCTTCTGGCGTCCATAATTGATGTCCGAATCGATAGCCAACCTTATTGAGCATCTCTTGGCGATCAGACAGCCAAGGTAATTTTGACAATGAAAACCAAGGCAGGTCATCGGTGTGTTGTTTAGCCGCCGAGTTATAGTCAAGAAACAGACCATTGGTATAGTTTTGGTCGGTATGCACCATGGTGTCGTTTTCAAAGGTAAAGGCATAGGTAGCCATACTGGCATGGGCGCCAGCAGGGATTGCGAAAGCGGTAAATGAAGAGACACAAAAAGCGGGTAAACATCGGGCAGTAAGCATAGTGGTTTCTACCTATCAGTGACTAGCTGAGTTTATATCATGCTGATGATGACTTTCCGCTTTAACTATTGGTAAGTTGGCGATCGATGTCGAGTAGATCAATAATTGCACTGCGCGGTTCGGATTGAACAGGGAAGTAATGTAGAGATCATCGTCGAATTGACTGCCGTCATAGCCCTGTTCTTTGTTGAGTAGGCACTTTCAGCTCGCTATCCAGAATCCCTGATGATGACAGAGGCATTAAATGACGCTGGTATTGCGGTGTTGTTAGGGCAGAATTCGTTGAAGCAGTGGGATTTTTGCTAGCAGCATAGTGATGAATAAG
It encodes:
- a CDS encoding cytochrome P450, with the translated sequence MQDFLYHSRRKALSYSLQALLRYSAWQIARRQSKSPPKIQLPAVANPQTPEDFRPLQAECFQNPFDFYRVIRDEHPVYQLPNGIFCISRFEDIVSVSRDTDNYSSSHQGIIAGLRSGASVEKAGAKMEKIAEMGVIPSDVLALSDPPKHTSERKVGHKGLNARFVKGLESEVETLCKTMMDEFIDSGRVEFMQQFGWKLPMVLIIKLLGFPEEDFEDIKGWCVHGISTQSGISTTSELMYSRSQMMVFMRYCWQQYLLAKKKPRSDLSRIFVDAATDPQNPMTDAVAVSGIMQLLLAGSDSSATSMGNALKMLIDNPNIAEEIRSDIDGNLPPFIEEVFRLEAAFQGHFRWTKNDCELHGVKLPKNSRIFLMWASGNRDERVFDNPEKIDLQRHNGKKHLTFGHGIHACIGRELARTEIRIVLKEFLLRTRHMRIDGEAPFLASMFARTLITLPVVFEPANTTPAGEKLI
- a CDS encoding PhnA domain-containing protein encodes the protein MSTEKALEQRSGNKCELCGSSDDLFVYEMPPVVSPSAGSCILMCPTCDTQLANPKTMDSNHWRGLNDSMWNPELPVQVMSWRALTLMAQQQSWATDLLDMMYLEDDHLEWAKSGLPEPERPPCLDSNGTELQAGDNVTIIKDLPVKGSSMIIKRGTAVRNIGLTEDPLNIQGKADGVGMVIIAAYCKKNK
- a CDS encoding TetR/AcrR family transcriptional regulator; translation: MTKPALSRQLFIDATFSVIAQVGIDKLTMRKVASELGVSAMAMYKHFPNKEQLLAATLDEVIRRADVFPAAELSWQEWVDQVARGMYCSLVEQSSWIPLLGSLRLGSQATLVTNAFVEKLAAAGFTRQQALNGYFSVIQTAIGAACLQAAMNNNPSQQRLSGLPDQLEITLPLLITALTSQLTDNKKAP
- a CDS encoding lipid A deacylase LpxR family protein; this translates as MLTARCLPAFCVSSFTAFAIPAGAHASMATYAFTFENDTMVHTDQNYTNGLFLDYNSAAKQHTDDLPWFSLSKLPWLSDRQEMLNKVGYRFGHQLWTPEDIALTEPEPDQRPYAALMFVETSVKQFSASRVDNYRLMIGAVGEQAQGDHFQKYIHRSIDVNEPMGWAYQIDDQWVLNAGFETDRLIHRDSFFSRWQYDISAKGRASLGNYQTEMATGLITRFGKNLDQSFGGIGFTPGKFNETPQYAADGSTGYFAYAGAEGRYRPYDITVDGDRPGEVSTNAEVLQATAVAGLVYYRQRWGTNISLSITSKEFEQSSHTYTATGAWGIFWKM